From the genome of uncultured Methanobacterium sp.:
TTCTCAGGAATAGGCAATTAATCCCAAAGTCATGAATATGTATGAAATACTCCCTATAACTGAGGCAATATCTGCATTTCGGACAAATGGCAGGCATAGATAAAAAATCATCGATCCTAAGATTTCAAATCCAATTACAATTCAAATCAATCCGATTATTCTAGAAATGACTTGAAATCCATATAAACGGTATCTCCTTTAAATTTGAACGAATAATAATCACCATTTCGATTACATTTAAAAAAAACCATAACTTTGCTTTTCAGTTATTCCTTAGTTCAGTTTATTTCATTATTATTTTGAATTTATTCCTTATTTATTCTTAAAATTCAATTAAATTGCCTATTTTCATTATAAGGGTCAACTATTTTCTTATAGGGTTAATATATTGGAGGCGATAGGTAGGTTGTATTCAATCAACCTACCTTCAACAGTAACCATCATATTTTTATGTAAAAAGGAAGGGAAATGTATTACTTTTTATTTGTGGTAGTTACCTAAAATTAAAATAGACGCCAGAAACACCACTAAAATAATTAAAAGTGGCCATAATTCTTCAATGGTTATACTGGTCCGGTTAAAGATGTTCCTAATGGAAAATTGCCAGGTCATCTGCCCCCATAAACAGGCCCCGGCCAGTATGCCGTTTATCTTCAAACGTTTTTTCTCTTTCTGGATGGCCAAGTACTCCTCATTAAAATCATTTTTAGCACTGCTGCTTAACCATCCCGATCCCAGCTTGTAAACCGGGGAAATGGTTAAAACATGCTTATACTTGTCTCGGTACTTATGGGATGCTTTACGCCAGCTTTCACGCTTAGCTTCCCTGCTGCAGTTCTTCTTATCTTGTGGGCAGTACTTCTGATTGGGTGATCGGACCTCGAAGGGATCACCGCACCACTGGCAGTATCTGATTGCTGTGACTTTTTTACTCATAAATAATTCGCCTAATGAATTTATGATAAAGTAATTGTCCAATGAATTTAATGATAAAAATTATATTAATCTGTTTTTTTTTAAGTGAGGGTTGATTAAGACTCATTAGTAACCATCATAATTTTATATAACTAACTCATTGGAAGTATTACTACTAAATTTCAAATAATGGGCTTAAGTTGGGTAGAACCATGATATAATTTTTATCTTTAAATCAATGGATGATTGTTATTCTCCCAATAATTAATACTGAGGTCTTCTTTTGAACATAAAACTATGATGGTTACTAGTGAATGAGATAGTTTAAGGTAAACTTTTGAGTTACCAATCCAATTCACAGGAGCATATTTCGATGGGAAAGAAAAAGAAAAAACCATCCAGAAAAAATAAAACAGAAAAAAAGAAGAATAATTCTACCATTCAGAAGAATAATCCTACTACTCAAGAAATAACCCAAGAAGAAGGATATTATGGTCCACAAACTTATGAAAAATATGCCTTTTTGGCAATATTCATTGGGGCAATAATATTCATGTTCATCTATTTAGGTGGTCTGGTAATGTTTTTAATCAAGTAAATGTTTTTAATCAAATATCTGTTAAGTCAGATGATCTGTTTTTGGAAATTTTAATTGTGAGTTTAGATTTTAATTGTGAGTTTAGATAAATTCTTTCCTGGAAATCCATTCTTTTTGGAAATTCAGAAGGTATCCCTTTATATTTAATAATGTAGACGAATATACTTCTATTATATAATTGACTTATGATGGGAAACCCCATATTAACCAATTCGTATAAGGGGACTTTGATATGAAATGCAGAAATTGTGGGCATGATAATGATGTGGATGCTGCGTTCTGTGAAGAATGTGGTAGTAAACTGGTGGGAGGGCCATCTTTTGGAAGAACTCCTCCCGTAAAACCCAAAAAAGAAGGTTCAAAGAGAACTAACAACATTTTAATAGTTACAATCATTGCACTGGTGATCATACTGGGAATAATGGGGGGAATTCTCCTAAAACTCCCTGGAAACTCCGCAAAAGTAGCAAACAACACCAGTACTAATAATTCTGCAGTCACCCAACAGATATCCTTAACTGCAGGGATTCCGGTTTCACAGGTTCCAGATCTTGCACAGGAAATATCCAGAACCGGAGTTGGATTTACCACTATTTCTTATGGTGGTGTGACCCTGGATAAAAATCAGTGTCTTTACATATTATCCAAGGGTATTGTGATGATAAACAATGCCCAGACTGGAAATATCCCCATAAACCAGTACAAGAATCCAGATAATGCTTATGGAACTGTCACCTCTGCCACCATCACTAAAACTGAATACGTGGACATGGCCCAGAGAACCTACACCTGGATGGACAACAATGGTCAATCACCCAACTACATTGGTATAAAAGTATCAGGACAACCTGATCTATCTCCGGATACTTTACTGAACCTGTACTCAAAGGCATTAACTCAATATAAATCAACTGGTCAGTTACCTACTAGTGTAACCATACCCTAAACCTTTTTTTAGGGATATGAGATGATGTAGATAATCTCAAATTCTTTTTTAAGGTTGTAAGATGTGTATCCACGTCTCAAATCTTTTTTAGGATGTGAGATGGGTTTAACCATGTCTTAAATTCTTTTTTAAGGATATGATCTGAGTTATGTGTTAAAATAAGATTTATGGATAAAATAAATTATGAGGCTTAAAATGGGAAAGAAACTTCAATTATTTTTGTTACTGGTTATTGTATTTATTGCAGCGTTAATATCCTCATTTTATCTATTCCCTGTCCAGAAAGCTACCTCAACCGTGCCGGTGTTTAGTAGTGTGGTTCTGGGGCAAACTGGCTATGGAACAGTGACCAGGGAGGGCCCCTATGGAAATACCAGTTCCCCCAACCGGATTGCCTACATAGTTGGTGTTCATCCCCTGGAATATCAGGCCCACAACGCCATGGTTGAATCGGTAAAAAACCAGAATAAATCTCTTAAAAACTGTTACTACATTTATAGGGTAAATGTCACTCAGGATGCTGATGATTACGACAAGGGAAGGGCCAACGGCCAAGCACTGGCCTATAATTATGTGGTACCAGATGTGAAAAACTCTTCAATAGACCTGGCTGTTGATGTGCATTCCAATGAGGGTAACTATCAGGAAAGATGGTTCTTCTTTGTTCCAGGTCAATCTGAAAAGGCAGAATCAATTGCTTATACCATTAAAAATGGGACCAACTGGTTAACAGTTTACAGTCCCCCTAACCCCACCAGTCCGGCCTATGTAACTCTCCCCCTGATCCAGGCGGGGGTCCCGGCAATTATCTATGAAACTTACACCTATGAATCAGTCCAACAGACTCAAAAACATGCTGATGAGATAGTTTCACTGGTGGATCAGCTGAAATTTAGTTAATTTTTTTAAATATTAAACTATATTTTTTTTTAAAAAAGGGATTCATGGAATATTAGACTACCGTAACAGGTAATTAACAGTAAACAGGTAATTAACACTAAGCTGGTATTAACGTAAGCGGGTAATTAAAATATAGCTACTATATTCTGCTGACCATTAAGTACATTATCTTATTAGAACAATTATTGAAATAACTTCCTACAGATTGAAAGAATTCTTAGGTGATTGATATGGTAATGAATAAGGAAATGATGGATGCACTAGAAAAAAACAACATAGTATGGTTAGCAACTGCCAGTAAGGAAAGTACTCCTAACCTGGTTCCAATTGGATTTGTAAAACCTTTAGATAGTGAAACAATCCTACTGGTGGCTAACTTCATGAACAAAAGCTTTGAAAATCTTAAAAACAATCCCCAGGCAAGTGTAGCTGTTGCAGATATATCTGAATGCCCCTACCAGTTTAAAGGCACCGTGGAAATCCACGAATCAGGCAAATACTTCGATGATGCAGTCGAGTGGGCTAAAAGTGTCATGACTCAGTTAGCACCCAAAGCAGCAATTTTACTCAAAGTCACTGAAATATATTCAGTACAGCCAGGTCCAGATGCAGGTAAACGGGTTGATTAAATAAAAAGAGTAAATTTGGTGATTTAATCACCCATTATTATCTTATTTTTAGAGGATTTCTTATTTTTAGGTTGTATTAGTGGGGTTTATTTAGCTGGGTTTATTTAGCTGGGTTTATTTAGCTGGGTTTATTTAGCTGGGTTTATTTAGCTGGTTTGTTTGACGGGTTTTGTTTAGATGGTTTTAAATAAGAGCTTTTTACAATGAATGTCTTAAAGGCGAATGTCTTAAAAGGCAAACTCACAGACTAAGCAGCGATGATCCTTCTCATAAGGGTCTAGATCCACTTTATCCACTATCCGGAAACCGTGTTCTTTTAACTTGGATGTTTCCTCACGGAATATTTGTTTTGGTTTGCGGGTGACATCGATACTCCGGGCCTTTATCATGATCATTCCCTGGCCCTCTTCTTTAAGGAACATTCGCATGTTGTCCATGAATATTTCAGTCTGGTTGGGCTGGGCCACATCAGAGTAAACCATATCCACCTTTTCTACTAATCCCCTGTAATTTGCAGGTTTACTGGCATCATCCAGCAGGGGAATCATGTTTTCCCTACCTCTGCAAACAGCCAGGAGCTCCCTCATCATGCGTGGTGCAAACTCCACACAGTAAACCACTCCCTCAGTGACAATATCTGAGATATGGGATGGTGTTGTACCTGCAGAAGCACCTAGATAAAGCACACAGGAGTCAACTTCAATGGGGAATGTTTCCAGTCCTTTCAGGAGGGCTGCTGCCAGTTTTGAACGGCGAGAATCCCACAGGCGGCACTCTATATCCTCATAATCCACCAGTTTCTCCCCGTAAATTTTCACACCGGGATTGAGGTTGCAGGTAGCCAGGTGGCCTTCCAGTTCATACACTCCGGTGAAGCTGTTTAGATCCAGATTATCTTCCATGATGTTCCTCTTTTAATTCCTTAAAATTATTGCTTTCCTTTGTAATTGCTATTCCAGTTGTACAGAAAATTCAAGCTGTTTGAATATAATTGTACTAAAAAATATTTGTAGTTCTTGGATTCAAGTTCTTGGATTATTATATACTAAGTTTTCGGAACATATTAAATTTTCCAGAATTAACCGTTTTTCAGGATTAATCATCTTATAATTTAGAATTAACCATTTAACTATTATTAATGCGTTATTTTCAATAGTAATAGTTTTCCTGAATTCCCTGATAATCTCTCTGGAAGTATGGGGGGTTCCAGTAGATTTTGGGCCAGTTTTGGTAGAGGAAGTAAAAAATAATCATTCCAGATACAATCAAGAGGAATGCCGCCACACCCATATTAGGGTTCGGTGCTGCAGATACCATGGCACTGTTTTGCTGGTTTATGTTGCTTAACATCTGCATACCATAGGCTAACAGATTGTTGAGCATGTGGGCAATGATGGGAATGATGATAGTCCCTGTTTTAATGTATAGGATACACATCACCATACCGAAGACAAATGCCCCAATGAAATCCGCATGCAGGACTCCAAAGATCAGTGATGATGCCAGTATTGCTTTTTTCAGGCCCCACTTGAAGGTGAACCGGTGCAGCATCACTCCTCTGAAGAGTAACTCCTCCACTATGGGGGCGGCTATCACTCCGGTCAAAAAGTCCAGGAAGTTCATGAAGGGTGCCAGGGGAGTATCCTGGGGGGTGTAGAACAGGCTAGTGCGAGGGATTTCTCCCAGGATGCCAGGGTCCAAAACTGATATAATGTACCGGCTTAGCTCATTCATACCCATGGAGAACATGATAACTGCAAAAACAATGGTCAAAAGAAAGATCCAGTTGTAATCATGGGGTATGTGGCCAATGAATCTAGCATAATCCAAATGGATTCTCTGAAAGTTTTTGAGCATCCAGTAGGAGATAAGCGCATAAAACAGCAAACCGAAGATTATAGACCATTCAGCGCTCTTCAGTAAGCTTAGGGATGCAAGCATGAATCCTGTCATTACTACAAAAAATAGTATGATCCATAAAACCAGATATCTTATCTTTACTGCTTCAAAGGTGGATTCATTGACCATAATTCCATATTCATACTGAGGTAATATAAATATATGTTATTGGATTATTATTGTAGAACATAAATCATCTCATAAAACTTGTTGTAGGGTGTCAATCATTCATAAAACTAATTGTAAAGCGTCAATTATTTATAAACTGATTTTAGAGTGTTAATTATTTAATAAAATTTATTATAGGTCGTTAATTATCTTATAAAAACTGGATATTCGGGCTTTAAACTTAAGGTGAGTAACTTAATGATGGAATAGTCTATTATGAAAAATTAGTACCTAAAGATTGGATTATTCATTTTTGGGGTTGTGGGTTTTAATGTCATTCAAGGTTTCATGGAGTTTTGCATGGGACATGTCCACTGTTTTTTTAATGGCTTCTGCTTCCCGATCTATGTTGTAGAGGCATGTTTCGGCGTGTTTTTGGTTGATTTCCAAGCTTTCCTTTAATATCATAAAGTTATTTTTGAGTCTTTCTTCAACCCTGCGGGAAAACAGGATGGCATACGCTGCCAATATAATTGAAAAAACACTGGATATAATGGATACTATGATCACGACATCTACCATTTAACTCACCTGTTTAAGATTTAGGGACGAACCCTCAAAAACCATTTCCTTGCACCAAGTGATGCACATACAATAAGATTTTAATAGGGGTTCTTCAAATTATTATGGATTTTAATGGGGTTCCTTCAAATCAGTTTGATTTTTTTATATCGTTTGAGTTTATCACACTTTTAATACTGATAATCGCCCTTCTTAAAACGGAATTTGTCCTTTTTCTTCTTACGTTTTTTATCTTTTCCCTTTTTGGACTTTGTTGCCCGTTTAGGGAAGGGATGTTCCTTTATTATCTCTTCCAACCTCTTCTGGAAACTTTCCTTCACAGCAGGATCGTATTCTCCTGAGAAGTAATCCTTCCTCACTGCCAGACTGATCTTACTGGCCAGTGTCCTGGCGACTTTTCCCCGGATCCACCAGCGGGAGCCCCTGACATCAGGGTGCTGGTAAATCAAACCATGCTTGGGAGGCCGTTCACCAGTCTTCAAGTGACGGAACAGGGCTTTCTCCGCACCCAGGATCTGGACGGTACTGGAGGGTAAAAGGGCCAGTCGCTTAATACCACCGGTATGGGCAATGATTTTAGCCCCAAGGGAGCCACCCAACAGGTCCCGCAGGTTAGGGGCCATTTCTTCCATTTTAACATCAACGTAATTGGTGGTGGACTTCTTGGATTCCTGAATGGACTGGATGGATCGGGCAAAACCCTGGATTACCTCCAGATCAG
Proteins encoded in this window:
- a CDS encoding pseudomurein-binding repeat-containing protein, with the translated sequence MKCRNCGHDNDVDAAFCEECGSKLVGGPSFGRTPPVKPKKEGSKRTNNILIVTIIALVIILGIMGGILLKLPGNSAKVANNTSTNNSAVTQQISLTAGIPVSQVPDLAQEISRTGVGFTTISYGGVTLDKNQCLYILSKGIVMINNAQTGNIPINQYKNPDNAYGTVTSATITKTEYVDMAQRTYTWMDNNGQSPNYIGIKVSGQPDLSPDTLLNLYSKALTQYKSTGQLPTSVTIP
- a CDS encoding pyridoxamine 5'-phosphate oxidase family protein, coding for MVMNKEMMDALEKNNIVWLATASKESTPNLVPIGFVKPLDSETILLVANFMNKSFENLKNNPQASVAVADISECPYQFKGTVEIHESGKYFDDAVEWAKSVMTQLAPKAAILLKVTEIYSVQPGPDAGKRVD
- a CDS encoding fibrillarin-like rRNA/tRNA 2'-O-methyltransferase gives rise to the protein MEDNLDLNSFTGVYELEGHLATCNLNPGVKIYGEKLVDYEDIECRLWDSRRSKLAAALLKGLETFPIEVDSCVLYLGASAGTTPSHISDIVTEGVVYCVEFAPRMMRELLAVCRGRENMIPLLDDASKPANYRGLVEKVDMVYSDVAQPNQTEIFMDNMRMFLKEEGQGMIMIKARSIDVTRKPKQIFREETSKLKEHGFRIVDKVDLDPYEKDHRCLVCEFAF
- a CDS encoding CPBP family intramembrane glutamic endopeptidase, whose protein sequence is MVNESTFEAVKIRYLVLWIILFFVVMTGFMLASLSLLKSAEWSIIFGLLFYALISYWMLKNFQRIHLDYARFIGHIPHDYNWIFLLTIVFAVIMFSMGMNELSRYIISVLDPGILGEIPRTSLFYTPQDTPLAPFMNFLDFLTGVIAAPIVEELLFRGVMLHRFTFKWGLKKAILASSLIFGVLHADFIGAFVFGMVMCILYIKTGTIIIPIIAHMLNNLLAYGMQMLSNINQQNSAMVSAAPNPNMGVAAFLLIVSGMIIFYFLYQNWPKIYWNPPYFQRDYQGIQENYYY